The Salinivibrio kushneri genomic interval CGCGGTAGATCAATGTGTTAGACTCTGCCGCTCACACTCTGGGGCTGATTCAGGATTCGACAGGATTGAGAAGGCCCGTGGAGCATGCCGAGGGGCGGTTGGCCTCGTAAAAAGCCGCAAACAAATAGTCGCAAACGACGAAAACTACGCACTAGCAGCTTAATAACCTGTTGAGTGCCTATCCTCCCTAGCCTCCGCCTGTAGGACGGGGATTCAGGATAGTCAAAACCAAACAGGATCGCGTGGATGCTTTGACCCAAGAGCTGAAGCGTTAAAACTAATTTGGGTATGTCTTTGTGTGGCGTGTTTGTCCGCAGCACACTGACGAGATAAAAGACAAACTAAGCATGTAGCGCCATTGGTTAGACTGATTCTGGACGCGGGTTCAACTCCCGCCAGCTCCACCACTTTCCTTTAAGTTGTTGTTTTTATTAAAAGTTCTTTTGTTTCAAGCAGTTAAAAAGCATATGTGTGATACGCAGCTGAGCTACACGGGCGACGATTTGCACATATACAAACGTAAAAACAGCAGCGTTTACTATTTCCAAAAGCGAGTTCCTAGCCACCTAGTCGAGCACTATGGCAAGCGCCTTATTCGCTTCTCTTTGAAGACCTCGAACAAGACACAAGCCAAACAACTAGCCACCATCGAGGCTGGTCGTCTGATGAAAGAGTTCGCGGAGCTCAGTGGCTATTCTGTACCAGAGAAGAGAGTTGAGCTGGTCGACCTTCAAAACATTGCCATTGAAGCCGCCAATACGTGGGTAAAAGACAAGCAGGACAACATGCTAACTGGCTCTGTCGATGTTGAGGGTATACGGAACGGGTTAGAAGCAAGCTTAGACGCCATTCAAGAACATGCAGCAGGAATGCTACACGACAGCCTAAAACTAGCTGATGCACCTCGCGTACAACGTGTTTTTGAGGGAGCCATCCCTGACCGAACCACCAGCCAGTACAACGCGCTCACAGAGCCACAGAAAGCGCGTGTATTCATCGAGTTCGCCCAGCACCTACAAGCCCAGACACAGACTCTCCTAGACTCGATTAGCGGCTTCTCGAGCGACATTAAGACCATCACCAAACCAATTCCTAAGATAGAAAAAGCTCCAACACTTGAATACGTCGCTAGTGAGTTCCTAGAGAACAAGCAAACAGAAATGGCAGCAACTGGTAAGCCAATGAGTGATAAGCTCAAGCAGCGCTATCAAGTATCTACTGAGTTCCTTCTTGGTCTTATGGGGGCAGACTATCCTGTCAAAGAGGTCTCGACAGCAGACATAAGAAAGC includes:
- a CDS encoding site-specific integrase, translating into MFQAVKKHMCDTQLSYTGDDLHIYKRKNSSVYYFQKRVPSHLVEHYGKRLIRFSLKTSNKTQAKQLATIEAGRLMKEFAELSGYSVPEKRVELVDLQNIAIEAANTWVKDKQDNMLTGSVDVEGIRNGLEASLDAIQEHAAGMLHDSLKLADAPRVQRVFEGAIPDRTTSQYNALTEPQKARVFIEFAQHLQAQTQTLLDSISGFSSDIKTITKPIPKIEKAPTLEYVASEFLENKQTEMAATGKPMSDKLKQRYQVSTEFLLGLMGADYPVKEVSTADIRKLRDVLIDTPSNSAKLKETKNLTTPELIAVVSSGQLKHLPPLSITSINQRLEAISAMFKFAMQERYITFNPAESVRLKKRVADKDARRPYSPEMLDRLLQLTKGTEHYWIVRIALCCGLRMNEIVQLRPSDIRQHEGIWYISVNEEDGKALKTSSSARSVPLPDALLNLGFIEFVQSLNTETLFDIPLPKQGGYRSDIYSKRYAYFCRKHELKADRVTFHSLRHNFKDLALNAGVPEVAYKQLGGWSESSVSGNYGSGLTIASLRKHIETIHFPLND